Genomic DNA from Setaria italica strain Yugu1 chromosome V, Setaria_italica_v2.0, whole genome shotgun sequence:
ATGGTTTGAACTCACTCCGAGCTTTACCGTTACCTTGCAACGCATGCATGATGTTATCCCTAATTTGTTAGGCTTCATGTGCGTTTATACCTTCGGCTTTCATAAACTCATAGCATTTCCTTTCTCTCCGCTCAGTTTTCCATTCCccatctccctcttcttctttttctttgtcgCGAAGGGCAAATCcattccttcttcttcccttctaTCTCCCATATCTAGGAATGGAGGCAAAGCTCGATGGCAGCATGGGATTCGTTCGTTCCCTCCTACTAGCAGCTGAGAGCTTGGTGGGAGCATGTCGACGCGGCAATCGGACCAGCGAGAATCTGCACGACATTTGGGGTTAGGATTTGGGCATTTCGATGGTCTTCGAATCCAAGAGCTTCAGGGAAGCCCCTTGGCCAACGATAGAGATGGTGGGGCTACGGGGAAGTCGAGGTGGTGATGACACCGTTGAAGGCTGGCGGTGGGGATCCCTGATGGGTTGTGGAGCTATTCCTTGACGGGAAATTTCCTGTTGCCATCTCTAATGACAGGAAATAAGGTTTATCCGTTGCTGGAATGGCGTTTGTGTCCGTTCACAATTCCTAGGTTCGTGCATGTGCCTGCTAATTTTTCTCATATACAAAAATTATGCATGCGTAGCTTTCTGCTGGATTTAGGTCCATGTATGGTCCAATCTGAAAAATTCCAAAGTATGCACAACCTTTAATCCCATATTGCTAAGTCGAGGAGAGATTGCCTTACTTAAATATGGGAGTCTTCTCTCTATGCAAAATAGGTGCAAATAAGAGAGAGGAGATTGTTGCTACACGCATGTGCAGCTCGCGCattttcgcgtgaaaaatcacgtgacttgtgacttaaATCACAACCGTACAGCAGGCTATTGTTTGTGTAGTTATTTTTTTTACGCGCTTCAATCTGATTGAAACTGCCATTTTAAACAGCAATAAGGTGCGTCAGTTTCTACTGCTCGATGAGGGGATTGATGCACTATGAAGGCCTATAATACTAGGAGACGTCCTAGTTGATAGGTTACGCTGTCGCCTAACCACTCGCTGCGCTGAATCTCTTGCTGCTGCGCCTCGTTACCCTTTGAGTTCGGCGTGCACTGGATTTGAAGGAAAGCGGGATCTCCAAAACCACTGTCGCGTAACTTCTGCACGGGGCGGCAATTAGGTTTTTGAGCAACGTCTACACGCGACCGCTTGGTATTTCTGCGAGATCTACTTCAACGCAATCGACTTCATTCTGCGCAGGATTTTTGGGTAACTTCCTTGTGCATTACTGTTCTTATCAGTATGTTGTTTGTTGACATGTGTTATATGCTTGCATCATATTTTGTCTATGTGTTTTTTCTCCAAATAAAATCTGAATAGCACATAATTCTAACACTTTCTACTTAACACATGGACGCTTAAATTCGATCCTAGACATTCATAATGTACTACTTAGGGTGTGCTTGGATCCTGGTAAGAACCTCGTCTTGCCTGGCGAGGAGAGGCAAAAGCAAGGAAAGGCCATCGAGTTTGGTTCTCTAGCTTGCTATCCCGTTCCTTCCTGTCCAATTTATCTCTTGCCATTCCAGATCGTCCAAGTGAAGTCAAATCCACCTCCAATGTTTAATCCCCAATCGATTTGAAGGCATACCTACGTTAGATTTAGACTTCCGCCGTTTGTCCGACGTCGTCCGATTTGGATGTTCTTTATTCCTTCTGTCGTCGAGAGTTTATTCTGCAGGTCCCGTTCCCCATCTGCGTGTGATTTTGATGTCGTTTTCTCGCTGGGCAAGGCACAGAGCGCGACGCCAACATTGCTCACGTAGGAGAGCGGATTTGGCTCCCCTGCGCTGGCAAGGCAAAGCTTTTTTCGGGGAACCAAACCGCTGGCCTTGCttggcgaggcgaggcgagaggAAGCCAGAGATCCAGGGGCCGCTTGGTTTGCTTGCTGGCTAGCCTAGCCTCTCCTTACCAAGCAAGGCAAGGCTTGCTAGCGGAGGAGAGCCATTCCAGCTCACCCGGGCAAGCAAGAAAAAATCTTGCTTTCATAGAAATCGAGGTAACTGTCAAACTATCCAAACACATGAGACGCTGCGCTCCTTGCCTGGCTAGGCGAGGAAGGTATGCCAAAAGATCCAAATGTGAAGCGGCCCCTTACTTTCATTTAATTTCAATCCAAATTCGTCCAGAGACCCAGATAGAGAGCTGGGCCTTGGCTGTATCACTTTAAACTTTGGAGCCGCTTATATGGGCGGGCTATGCCACAATGTTCGGTACGGCCGGCCCATAACACAGCTCGTGGCGGGGAGCCTCGTACCATGGCCAACCAAGCCAGTGCGTTGCAGCGGAGGGCGAGACGGTCTTGGTTCGCAGAGGCCGATGCACCCGGTCACCCGAAGCCGCGTGGCAATCGGCGTCGTTTCAGGGCCCGGGGCGAGGTCGATGGTGATACGACAATTGTTATCCGATACACTCCAGTTGAACCTGAAGTGTCGTGTCGGGGCCCGGAGATTTTGCCTCGCTCGGATCCTCATCTCACGCAGGTCTCACGGGGATCTATCCGCCGGCCCACGACgggctccggccgccgcgcccaaaCTCCATGATGACGCTCGCCTCTTCATCCCGGCCTTCTCTGTGCGTTTGCTCTCGTCAGCCCAGAGAGCGGAGGCCTGCATGTCCCAGTCCCGCGTCCGCGGAACCAACCAACGATCCAGAGGACGAGCCATGCCGCCGGGAACTTGTGCAAAATCTTCGTCAGGGTAATGAATGTTCCTGGACGATCTGGGAATTTCCCTGTTCCCCACAAGTCCACACACAAACCACAAAGCGATAAAGTTTATGTGTTCCGGCGTGTCCGGCTACAACTACTACTTTGTTGGACTGGATCTCGGACCTGATCTGATCCATGGACCAGTGATCCGAGTCAGACATAAAACATCTCCCGCATCCCGTGAAAAAAACTCATATTGCGGCTCACGGTCTCGGATCGCGCGCGCGCCATGGCTCATGCCGGCTTTCCCTTCCAAATCTTTGCTTCCGGCAGTCACCGGCGGCCCGAATCACCACCTccggcagcaggcggcggccgaggaCCTCCTGTTCCGCTGGATGGAAGCGTGCCGCATCGacgcccagcagcagccgctgctCCAAGCACAACCAAGAACGGATCAGCCCGGGCACCTGGAAAATCTTGAGGATCTTCATTAGGGTATTCCTTTAATTTTCATGCATCTAACTTATTCATGTGAGCAGAGTTGTTACATTAGATCTCACTTCCGTGCATCCATTTTACAAGTGTTTGTTGGGGTGATGAGCAGAATAACAGAGTTCTCTTTGCAGTGTTTTGGGTCACGGTATCTACTGTGTTGGTCGCATGGATGTTGATGATGGCGAATCAAGAGCATCTGGCCTGATGTCTATCAAAAGATGGCGCTCTCGGTTCTTGGCCTTTCGGTTGCTGGAATGGCGTTCGTATTCACACCTAAAGACCTAGACAAGGCGTGAGAATTATTTTGTACATATCGTTGACGTCTAAAAGTGGTAGCGGCACCGATCCAGCGCGTGCCCACCGGTTTGACCGGTGACCccgactggtcagaccggtcagttCGAGTCAGAGACAGTTCCTACAGTCTTGGTCAAATTGGAGATACAGCAGGATTTTCTTGCGGAAAAAGatctcccaccctataaatataaagggtctgGGTAACCAACCCAATCGTCAAAAATATTTATCTACTTTTTATCTCCAAACTCTAACTTTTCCAACCTCTTGCTTtcctcctttttattttttaatgttttgGCACCAGGTTCCTAGAGTTTTGACATGGTATGACACGACATCTTGAGTAGATTGCTACGTTAGTGACAACAACCCGGTGGTGACAACCATATGCATGCGTGGCTAACAAACTATTACTATGTGTGATAAAGTTTGCTTGCCAACCAAATAGGTTGACTCGATATGAATAATTTATTCTGATTGGTTTTCTTTGCTTGACTCGATATGAATATTTTATTCTCACAATAATTTATTCTCCAAAGATTAGGATTTTTTGCATGGAAACTATGTAGAGACGTGCTGTCTACACAAAAAGTAACAATTCAAGAGAGGACTAGAAGTGGAAGACCCGTGCAACCTCTGTTGGATGGTCATGGACAGTGAGAGCAGCCACCACGCATGCAGTGGTCGAGTGCCAGCGAGGAAAATGAAAGACAGGCGGATACCAGAACATTGGAGTTGGCCATGGCAGCACAAGGGCGGATGTGTTGGCAGTCTTGTTGCATCATCTGACGGAAAATACGTGCTTGTGCTACCAGTAGACGGCGAAAATACGTTGGGTGTTATATGTGGTCGCGTGCACGATTTACCAGGCACGTCGCGGCACGGCTTAGCGAGCGAGCGCACGCGTGTGGTATCCTTCCATCTCTCAACCAATTTCTTGCATCAAGATTCCATCTTATAAGTTGGTTGGAACTCTCACAACTTTCAAAGTGATTTTATTAGCTATGTAACTACCACCTATTATTATGGGTCTTGGAATTTAATTGTCTAATTGAACTTTAAGGGTTTAGGGTGTACAACAGTGAGACAGCTGCTGTCTCTAAGTTCTTGGAATTTACAACATAGACGGCTAAATAGACAGCTCGTACAACCCACAGACAGCTGCTATCTGTTTTGGCTGTCAACAAATCATTAAATGTTTGCATGCAACCATGATCAATCATGAATAGTATTTCTATATACTATTGCGTTGCTAATGGATAGAAAATAAATTCTTCAAAGTAaaacatatattatattatacTATATATTTCAATCAAATATAACATAGATCTTCGTCCCCATAAATCAAATACGACTGAAATATTcatatctaatttttttttgtttccataGCGATGCCATATGTGTTCAACAAGATCGTCCCTGAGTTGTCTATACGTTGGCCGTGCTTGGATAGCGGAATTCCTTCTAAGCACCTCCGCGAAGCATGGATTGGGGTTATCACTTGTATGCACTTCAGGCGGGAGCACAATCGTCGTACTTGCATTCTCATTCAAATCCAAGGAAACTCCAGCCAATTCCTTCTCATCCTCCACTATCATATTATGAAGGATAACACAAGCTTGCATTATGTTGATAACATCCTCCCGCTTCCATAACCTTGCTGGCCGACGAACAATATCAAAGCGGGATTGCAATACGCCAAATGCGCATTCGACATCCTTCCTTGCTCCTTCTTGCATCAATGCAAATAATTTGTCTTCACGGGTCTGGGGGGCTGTTATTGTTTTCAAGAAGACCGCCCATTCTGGATATATTTTATCAGCGAGATAGTAGCCCATATCATACTGTTTTCCATTTACGGTGTATTGTACCCTTGGAGCTTCCCCTTTTAGAATATTGATGAACAATGGTGACTTGTTTAGGACATTGATGTCATTCTGAGACCCGGCGGTACCAAAGAAAGCATGCGAGATACGAAGATTATGAGATGCTACTGCTTCAAGAATCATAGTAGGAACACCTTTGTCACCACGTGTGAACATGCCTGCCCAACCTTTAGGACAATTCTTCCATGCCCAATGCATACAATCGATGCTTCCCAACATTCCTGGAAAACCACGAGCCTCATTTTCTTGCAGAATTTTTTCTAGTTCGTCACTTGTAGGAGGGCGCAGGTACTCTTGACCAAAACATTCAATCACACCTACAGCAAATTTTCCAAGAATCTCCAAAGAAGTGCTTGCAGCAATTTTTAGGACGTCGTCAAGTTGGTCGGCCGGCGAGCCATATGCTAGCATCCGGATTGCTGCAGTACACTTCTGAAGGGGTGAATGTCCCTCTCTACCAGTTGCATCAACTCTTCTAGTAAAATAAGGATCCCAATTACTAAGAGTTTCAACGATGCGCAGGAATAATGGTTTATTCATTCGAAACCTTCTACGAAACATCTCATCGGTGTAGATAGGATTTGCAGAAAAATAATTAGCAACAAGATCATCATGACCTTGTTCTCGACTCCTTGGTATGTACCTCCTTGGTCCACTTTGTCGTCGGCGCCGAGTCACAGACGATGTTCCTCCTTCGATGTCTGCCTTTAATCCATCTCCAATCTGCATCACAAATTCTTCTACAATTTCATCTTCTGCTAGGAAATCTTCCACGGTGAACACCTCTGTAGGATCAAAGTCATCGGCTTCTAGTagatcatcttcatcatcggcAGGTGGATGTGGTTCCATAGTACTAGAAAAACAAAGTTTCTATGCTGAATGAATGGAAGCAAGCCACCTATTTATAGTCTGCAGCCTATGACTGGATGGAATTTCATACGGGAGATATGCAGTCTGTACGCGGTTTCAAAGGAGACATGCAGTCGGT
This window encodes:
- the LOC105913490 gene encoding uncharacterized protein LOC105913490, whose product is MEPHPPADDEDDLLEADDFDPTEVFTVEDFLAEDEIVEEFVMQIGDGLKADIEGGTSSVTRRRRQSGPRRYIPRSREQGHDDLVANYFSANPIYTDEMFRRRFRMNKPLFLRIVETLSNWDPYFTRRVDATGREGHSPLQKCTAAIRMLAYGSPADQLDDVLKIAASTSLEILGKFAVGVIECFGQEYLRPPTSDELEKILQENEARGFPGMLGSIDCMHWAWKNCPKGWAGMFTRGDKGVPTMILEAVASHNLRISHAFFGTAGSQNDINVLNKSPLFINILKGEAPRVQYTVNGKQYDMGYYLADKIYPEWAVFLKTITAPQTREDKLFALMQEGARKDVECAFGVLQSRFDIVRRPARLWKREDVINIMQACVILHNMIVEDEKELAGVSLDLNENASTTIVLPPEVHTSDNPNPCFAEILKIFQVPGLIRSWLCLEQRLLLGVDAARFHPAEQEVLGRRLLPEVVIRAAGDCRKQRFGRESRHEPWRARDPRP